In the Leptospiraceae bacterium genome, one interval contains:
- a CDS encoding response regulator yields the protein MKNYTLKTWEFFSNLGVAKSLPPIFIKKIILTNQLLVLTFWISVFCLVIYISVGCLFFASLCLVPLFISILGLFLNFKKRFTESRLGTLVFFLGYLFLLSSIGGKESHFHFLLLPLIVFNIQIFQLDEKWKMVFGILLSIIVYIGLEITKYSLLIHLRPQQDLIFLIRHLMLFSSIFILIFVLLSTTQASTRIEIELMSNKELLNEVITGSSGVFFQYELKKDGKRVLNFISEKIFQLMEITPNEVQKDLHSIYKIVLPEFKENVKKEFLHSFKNFCNSELEFKIQTKSGNVKWIEVKANIQKSTIKDGRVLWNGSFHDITQRKISEDIFHVTTNELINFKRAVDEHCLVSITDVNGKILYVNSRLCQISEYTEQDLIGKSHSVVNSYYHPKEFWKEMWDTIKGKNIWRGVIRNKTKTGKFYWVNATIFPLLDQNDKPYRFVAIRTDITNLKKSEEKQKELNTSVNLINEKLLSALEKADEANRAKNLFVSSVSHELRTPLNAIIGFSELLKNDKKDIESQKKYIELTNQSAKHLLGLINEILEFSSIEAKKFEIVKEEIDLSKLLSEISESFLLQTKEKNLQFISSFAESIPEFLIGDTKRLKQVFINLLGNAVKFTHFGKIEFIAEDKNQNVQNRDLVILKFIVKDTGMGISKEGLKKIFEPFHRETINRIEGTGLGLSLSKKIVNAFGSELHVESEIGKGSNFWFELSLPIVHKKDSNLQAIVKEQKNYSGNLALIVDDVELNRILLNEVLTGIGFQTDEASNGKEALEILKTKRPDIILMDVVMPVLDGIETIKILKNNPDLKTIPTIAVTASGFEGKREELISYGFDEYLLKPMKLADLFQKLENLL from the coding sequence ATGAAAAATTATACTCTAAAAACTTGGGAGTTTTTTTCTAACCTTGGGGTCGCAAAGTCACTACCTCCAATTTTTATCAAAAAAATTATTCTTACAAACCAACTTTTAGTTTTAACTTTTTGGATCTCTGTGTTTTGTTTAGTGATTTATATTTCAGTCGGGTGCTTATTTTTCGCAAGTTTATGCCTTGTCCCACTATTCATTTCAATCTTGGGATTATTTTTAAACTTCAAAAAAAGATTCACTGAAAGCCGTTTAGGAACTCTTGTTTTTTTCCTTGGATATCTGTTCCTTCTTTCATCTATTGGAGGGAAGGAGTCCCATTTTCATTTTTTGCTTTTGCCTTTAATTGTATTCAATATACAAATTTTTCAATTAGACGAGAAGTGGAAAATGGTTTTCGGAATTCTACTTTCAATTATTGTATATATCGGGTTAGAAATAACAAAGTATTCTTTACTGATTCATCTTCGTCCCCAACAAGATTTGATTTTTCTTATCCGCCATTTGATGCTTTTTTCTTCAATCTTTATTCTGATATTTGTTCTACTGTCCACAACTCAGGCGAGCACAAGAATTGAGATAGAGCTTATGTCTAATAAAGAATTGCTAAACGAAGTAATAACGGGATCATCCGGAGTTTTCTTTCAGTATGAATTAAAAAAAGACGGTAAAAGAGTTTTAAATTTTATAAGCGAAAAAATCTTTCAGCTAATGGAAATTACCCCGAATGAAGTTCAAAAAGATCTACACTCAATTTACAAAATAGTCTTACCGGAATTTAAAGAAAATGTCAAAAAAGAATTTTTACATTCTTTTAAAAATTTTTGTAATAGCGAACTGGAATTTAAAATACAAACTAAAAGTGGGAATGTAAAATGGATCGAGGTCAAAGCCAATATCCAAAAAAGTACAATCAAAGATGGTCGTGTACTATGGAATGGATCATTCCACGATATTACGCAAAGAAAAATCAGTGAGGATATTTTCCACGTAACTACAAATGAACTTATCAACTTTAAAAGAGCAGTGGATGAGCACTGCTTGGTTTCTATAACCGATGTAAACGGAAAAATTTTATACGTAAACTCAAGACTTTGCCAAATATCCGAATACACGGAACAAGACCTAATTGGAAAAAGCCATAGTGTAGTAAATTCCTACTATCACCCAAAAGAATTTTGGAAAGAAATGTGGGATACGATTAAAGGTAAAAATATTTGGAGGGGTGTAATTAGAAATAAAACTAAAACCGGAAAATTCTACTGGGTAAATGCTACAATTTTCCCCTTACTCGATCAAAACGATAAACCCTATAGATTTGTAGCAATTAGAACAGATATAACAAATTTGAAAAAAAGTGAAGAAAAACAAAAAGAATTAAACACCTCAGTGAATCTAATCAATGAGAAACTACTTTCAGCTTTAGAAAAAGCAGATGAGGCAAATAGAGCAAAAAATTTATTTGTTTCTTCTGTTTCTCACGAACTTAGAACTCCACTAAATGCAATCATTGGTTTTTCTGAGCTTTTAAAAAATGATAAAAAAGATATAGAAAGCCAAAAAAAATATATTGAGCTAACTAACCAAAGTGCAAAACATTTACTAGGACTTATCAATGAGATACTCGAATTTTCAAGCATAGAAGCAAAAAAATTTGAAATAGTAAAAGAAGAAATAGACTTGTCAAAGTTACTTTCAGAGATTTCAGAAAGTTTTCTTTTGCAAACGAAAGAAAAAAACTTACAATTTATTTCATCTTTTGCTGAAAGTATTCCAGAATTTTTAATTGGAGACACAAAGAGACTCAAACAAGTTTTTATTAACCTACTTGGGAATGCGGTCAAATTTACTCATTTCGGAAAAATTGAATTCATAGCAGAAGATAAAAATCAAAACGTACAAAATAGAGATTTAGTTATTTTGAAATTTATCGTAAAAGATACAGGGATGGGAATTTCCAAAGAAGGACTTAAGAAAATTTTTGAGCCATTTCATAGAGAAACAATTAATCGAATTGAAGGAACAGGTTTAGGTCTTTCTCTCTCTAAAAAAATTGTAAATGCGTTTGGCTCTGAGCTACACGTTGAAAGCGAAATTGGTAAAGGTTCTAACTTTTGGTTTGAGCTTTCTTTACCAATAGTTCACAAAAAAGACTCAAACCTCCAAGCAATTGTAAAAGAACAAAAAAACTATTCTGGAAATCTCGCCTTAATTGTGGACGATGTAGAATTAAATCGAATTCTGTTAAATGAAGTTTTAACTGGTATAGGCTTTCAAACAGATGAAGCATCGAATGGGAAAGAGGCTTTGGAAATTTTAAAAACCAAAAGACCAGATATAATTTTAATGGACGTAGTAATGCCTGTTCTTGATGGAATTGAAACTATTAAAATACTAAAAAATAATCCTGACTTAAAAACAATTCCTACTATTGCAGTAACCGCATCCGGTTTCGAGGGGAAAAGAGAAGAATTAATATCTTACGGCTTCGATGAATACCTATTAAAACCGATGAAGCTTGCAGACCTATTTCAAAAATTAGAAAACCTATTGTAA
- a CDS encoding protein kinase → MTLDSEDFQEIFSLIGEAKEGSKFSIARLISILERKDSFEYRKYIFSKLSLVGLNDKNSITIGFTGTPGAGKSSLIGALCEEFLKNLPNKKVAIVAIDPSSHISGGSILGDRIRVAIPARENRIFFRSQPSELDMGGINPYTYHVVRLLKFFYDYVIIETVGIGQNEIEVSNISDFSFLILQPLGGDQIQFMKSGIMEVPDAFIINKCDEDELAKSSLYTLEHSLDFLKDIYGEKKIPKIFLTSATKKAGIENLLNFIKEIRPRKSHEKETISQIKKWLKNEFGQFGLKKLDLYLQDKKQDTDYETLEEGLLKILPKD, encoded by the coding sequence GTGACTTTAGACTCTGAAGATTTTCAAGAAATTTTTTCTCTGATTGGAGAAGCAAAAGAAGGAAGCAAGTTTTCTATAGCGAGGCTTATCAGTATTCTCGAAAGAAAAGATTCTTTTGAATATAGAAAATACATTTTTTCTAAGCTATCTCTGGTAGGTTTAAATGACAAAAATTCTATTACAATTGGATTTACCGGGACACCGGGTGCGGGAAAGTCATCTTTAATCGGTGCGTTATGTGAAGAGTTTCTGAAAAATCTTCCAAATAAAAAAGTTGCGATAGTTGCCATTGATCCTTCGAGCCATATCAGTGGAGGCTCTATTCTTGGAGACAGGATTCGAGTTGCAATCCCTGCAAGAGAAAATAGAATATTTTTTCGTTCACAACCAAGTGAGTTAGATATGGGTGGGATAAACCCATACACTTACCACGTAGTTAGGCTACTTAAGTTTTTTTATGATTATGTGATTATTGAAACTGTAGGGATAGGTCAAAACGAAATTGAGGTTTCTAATATTTCTGATTTTTCTTTTTTAATACTGCAACCACTTGGGGGGGATCAGATCCAGTTTATGAAAAGTGGGATTATGGAAGTTCCAGATGCATTTATTATAAATAAGTGTGATGAAGACGAGCTTGCAAAATCGAGTTTGTACACCTTAGAGCACTCTTTAGATTTTTTAAAAGATATTTATGGAGAAAAAAAGATTCCGAAAATATTTTTAACAAGCGCAACAAAAAAAGCCGGAATAGAGAATTTACTAAATTTTATAAAAGAAATACGACCAAGAAAATCCCACGAGAAAGAAACTATTTCACAAATTAAAAAATGGCTAAAAAATGAATTTGGCCAATTTGGTCTAAAGAAATTAGACTTGTACTTGCAAGACAAAAAGCAAGATACTGATTACGAGACTTTGGAAGAAGGCTTATTAAAAATTTTACCTAAGGATTAG
- a CDS encoding protein meaA has product MEKNQAHKIYNDKNDEVRDKPWIFRTYAGHTNAKASNELYRKNLAKGQTGLSIAFDLPTQCGYSSDHPISKPEIGKVGVPINSIDDFRILFEGIPLGEMNTSMTINGTSMWLLSLYIALAEETGTPLEKLEGTTQNDIIKEYLARGTYIFPPNESIRIIVDMYEYCLKNIPKWNPSNICSYHLQEAGASPVQELAFALANAIAILDAIKERGCFTDEEFERCVGRISFFVNAGIKFVEEMCKMRAFREMWDEITRDRYKVKNPKFRIFRYGVQVNSLGLTEEQPENNAWRILLETLGVTLSRDSRCRALQLPAWNEALSLPRPWDQQWSLRLQQVMAYETDLLEYPDIFEGSKVIESKVKSLKEEAYKEIEKILEMGGAVKAVEKGYMKSGLVKSQSDRLSKINAGEQIIVGKNKWNDGIPSPLVTDSDGGIFKVDSASAEITLNLLKKTKTERDEKKAKEALDNLEKSARENKNMMEASIECAKARITTGEWADVLRKVFGVYQPPTGVEGQRLSLENTNVEMVREKVSNFQKTKGHRPKIVVGKPGLDGHSNGAEMIAISAKHAGFDVIYSGIRLTPEEIVQSAVEENADVIGLSILSGSHKEIAKQIIDELRHYKAEGKIPVVMGGIIPESDFDSLRKDGIKEIFTPKDFDLMQIMNKIVDLII; this is encoded by the coding sequence ATGGAAAAAAATCAGGCACACAAAATATACAACGATAAAAACGATGAGGTAAGAGACAAGCCTTGGATATTTAGAACTTATGCAGGGCATACTAACGCAAAAGCCTCAAACGAGTTATATAGAAAAAACTTAGCCAAGGGTCAAACTGGCTTATCCATTGCCTTTGATTTGCCAACTCAGTGTGGTTACAGCTCGGATCACCCTATTTCCAAGCCGGAAATAGGAAAAGTTGGAGTTCCAATCAACTCTATTGATGATTTTCGTATTTTATTTGAGGGTATTCCGCTTGGAGAGATGAACACTTCTATGACCATCAATGGCACATCTATGTGGTTATTGTCATTGTATATTGCACTTGCAGAAGAAACAGGAACCCCATTGGAAAAATTAGAAGGAACTACCCAAAACGATATAATCAAAGAGTACCTTGCAAGAGGGACGTATATTTTCCCACCGAATGAGTCTATTAGAATCATCGTAGATATGTATGAGTATTGCCTGAAAAATATTCCCAAGTGGAATCCTTCTAATATTTGTTCTTACCATCTTCAAGAAGCAGGTGCAAGCCCTGTTCAAGAATTGGCTTTTGCTTTGGCGAATGCTATTGCTATTTTAGATGCTATAAAAGAAAGGGGATGCTTTACAGATGAAGAGTTTGAAAGGTGTGTGGGTAGGATTTCTTTTTTTGTAAACGCAGGAATTAAGTTTGTAGAAGAAATGTGCAAGATGCGTGCGTTTAGAGAAATGTGGGATGAGATTACAAGAGACAGGTACAAAGTAAAAAACCCAAAGTTTAGAATTTTCAGATATGGTGTTCAGGTAAATTCACTTGGATTAACGGAAGAGCAGCCGGAGAATAACGCATGGAGAATTTTACTCGAAACTCTGGGAGTAACTTTAAGCAGAGATTCTCGTTGTCGGGCTTTGCAACTACCCGCATGGAATGAAGCCCTATCGCTTCCACGCCCTTGGGATCAACAGTGGTCTTTAAGACTCCAACAAGTTATGGCTTACGAAACCGATCTATTGGAATACCCGGATATTTTTGAAGGCTCGAAAGTTATTGAAAGCAAGGTAAAGTCCCTAAAAGAAGAAGCCTACAAAGAAATAGAAAAGATTTTAGAAATGGGTGGAGCGGTCAAGGCAGTTGAAAAAGGTTACATGAAATCAGGTCTTGTAAAATCTCAATCAGATAGATTGTCCAAGATCAATGCCGGTGAGCAAATCATAGTCGGAAAAAATAAATGGAATGATGGAATCCCCTCACCCTTAGTCACAGATTCTGATGGTGGGATTTTTAAAGTGGACTCTGCTTCTGCTGAAATTACTTTAAACTTACTAAAAAAAACTAAAACGGAAAGAGACGAAAAAAAAGCAAAAGAGGCTTTGGATAATCTAGAAAAGTCTGCAAGAGAAAATAAAAACATGATGGAAGCATCTATTGAGTGTGCTAAGGCAAGGATTACTACAGGAGAGTGGGCAGATGTACTTAGAAAAGTATTCGGAGTGTACCAACCTCCTACAGGTGTGGAGGGTCAAAGATTGAGTCTTGAAAATACAAATGTAGAAATGGTCAGAGAAAAAGTTTCTAATTTCCAAAAGACTAAGGGACATAGACCAAAGATTGTAGTAGGAAAGCCAGGGCTCGATGGTCACTCCAATGGTGCAGAGATGATAGCGATATCTGCAAAGCACGCAGGGTTTGACGTGATTTATTCAGGAATTCGCCTAACGCCCGAAGAAATTGTTCAAAGCGCAGTAGAAGAAAATGCCGATGTGATTGGGCTGTCTATTCTTTCCGGATCTCATAAAGAGATTGCAAAACAAATTATTGATGAGTTGAGGCATTATAAAGCAGAAGGAAAAATCCCTGTAGTGATGGGAGGGATTATCCCAGAGTCTGATTTTGATTCTTTGAGAAAGGACGGCATAAAAGAAATTTTTACTCCAAAAGATTTTGATCTTATGCAGATAATGAATAAGATCGTAGATTTGATTATTTAA
- a CDS encoding class I SAM-dependent methyltransferase: MKVPDNLLNFKKFRKLSQAQSYGDALGANGKQFDVKYWSEIYGSGEDVDGTFNAKEHALYLKSILKLFDIPVRSLADFGFGKGFLLQRMIQAFQPGRVFALDTSKEMVERLKNSKWIHTTNIAVNCGTIQSINTEIMKYAPYDLGIFNSVLQYIKNEDIEIVLEKISKITKYLYFSVPTKNDYTRMKKEIYFEDPYAFARTKNFYMKKISKFFTIVSYNLLESKVNISDSNFNDEIFRF; this comes from the coding sequence ATGAAAGTGCCCGACAATCTGCTAAATTTCAAGAAATTCAGAAAATTATCACAAGCACAATCTTACGGCGATGCGTTAGGTGCAAATGGAAAGCAATTTGATGTAAAATACTGGAGTGAAATCTATGGTAGTGGGGAAGATGTTGACGGAACTTTCAATGCAAAAGAGCACGCTCTCTATCTAAAATCCATTCTCAAATTATTTGATATTCCTGTAAGATCATTGGCTGACTTTGGTTTCGGGAAAGGTTTCTTACTGCAAAGAATGATTCAAGCCTTCCAACCCGGAAGAGTATTTGCATTAGACACATCTAAGGAAATGGTAGAAAGATTAAAAAATTCTAAATGGATTCACACTACAAATATTGCGGTAAATTGCGGCACGATTCAATCCATAAACACTGAAATTATGAAATACGCTCCTTATGACCTAGGGATTTTTAACTCTGTTTTACAATACATCAAAAATGAAGATATAGAAATTGTTTTAGAAAAAATTTCCAAGATAACAAAATACCTGTATTTTAGCGTGCCAACAAAAAACGACTACACCCGAATGAAAAAAGAAATCTATTTTGAGGATCCTTACGCTTTCGCAAGAACAAAAAATTTCTATATGAAAAAAATTTCTAAATTCTTCACTATTGTTTCATACAACTTACTTGAAAGCAAAGTCAATATCTCAGACAGCAATTTCAACGATGAGATATTTCGATTTTAA
- a CDS encoding serine protease, which translates to MIYKILFIFVFTISNTLVADSFRDNLKRSVVQVKVTYQRNNFLAPWQPKPPKTIGAIGTVIGKGQIIVLTNYISDYTLIEVKKYSSYSYFKAKPVKIDYESNLTLLEVEDKDFFNDLKPIDFENISSLNVSATFCQLDNSGVIQAARGQILGMDIEPYSMGNTELPQLEINSNEKLDGSGELIIHNSKIIGIVSEFSGSKNSGKGIPGLVVRQFLRGKNLAQKTIFPFKGFRFRPIVDNATREYFGLKKEKSGVLVAELFPYSGAWNNLKINDVILEFGEFKIDSKGFFEHPFYGKQSLSFIAHTGEEFGNRLGRSIPVKILRDKKELIVSLPLKPFPYNSVQIPYSNSQGKKPLYTIQNGFIFLELSEFLLQEWGNNWRSRIDKKLLYLYDYHRIHKNEKSGKIILLTQVLPDDSNNGYHYTTMKIVVSVNEQKPRDLISMEKMIQNSENNLIKIELENGVEVVLDKSKLKEANEKIQKKFRLGKLKNFEI; encoded by the coding sequence ATGATTTATAAAATTCTATTTATTTTTGTTTTTACTATTTCTAATACTTTAGTCGCTGACTCGTTTCGGGACAATTTAAAAAGAAGTGTCGTTCAAGTGAAAGTGACTTACCAAAGAAATAATTTTTTGGCTCCTTGGCAACCTAAGCCTCCCAAGACTATAGGGGCTATAGGTACTGTAATAGGAAAAGGACAAATCATTGTTCTTACAAATTATATCTCTGACTATACTTTAATCGAAGTGAAGAAATATTCTTCTTATAGTTATTTTAAGGCAAAGCCCGTAAAAATAGACTACGAGTCTAACTTGACTTTGCTGGAAGTAGAAGATAAAGATTTTTTTAATGATTTGAAGCCGATAGATTTTGAGAATATTTCTTCCTTGAACGTTTCGGCTACATTTTGCCAGTTGGACAATTCGGGAGTGATACAAGCTGCAAGAGGACAAATACTAGGGATGGATATAGAACCATACTCCATGGGAAATACAGAGCTACCTCAACTTGAAATTAATTCTAATGAGAAGTTAGACGGAAGTGGTGAGCTGATTATTCACAACAGTAAAATTATTGGGATTGTATCTGAGTTTTCGGGGAGTAAGAATAGTGGGAAAGGAATACCGGGTCTTGTGGTGCGTCAATTTCTTCGCGGGAAAAATTTAGCACAAAAAACAATATTTCCTTTTAAAGGGTTTCGTTTTCGTCCGATAGTTGATAACGCAACAAGAGAATATTTTGGATTGAAGAAAGAAAAATCCGGTGTTCTTGTTGCAGAACTATTCCCCTACTCTGGTGCTTGGAATAATTTAAAGATAAATGATGTGATCTTGGAGTTTGGAGAATTCAAAATTGATTCCAAAGGATTTTTTGAGCATCCTTTTTATGGGAAGCAGTCTTTGTCGTTTATAGCTCACACAGGTGAAGAATTTGGAAATCGACTTGGAAGGTCTATCCCCGTAAAAATACTCAGAGATAAAAAAGAGCTTATTGTGTCATTGCCATTAAAGCCTTTTCCTTACAATTCTGTTCAGATTCCCTATTCCAATTCGCAAGGAAAAAAACCTTTATATACGATTCAAAATGGATTTATCTTTCTTGAGTTGTCTGAATTTCTTTTGCAAGAATGGGGAAATAATTGGAGATCAAGAATTGATAAAAAATTATTGTATTTGTATGATTATCATAGGATTCACAAAAATGAAAAATCAGGGAAAATTATTTTATTAACCCAAGTACTGCCTGATGATTCCAATAATGGGTATCACTATACGACTATGAAGATCGTTGTAAGTGTCAACGAACAAAAGCCAAGAGATTTAATTTCTATGGAGAAAATGATTCAGAATTCTGAAAATAATTTAATCAAGATAGAGTTAGAGAATGGCGTAGAAGTAGTTTTGGATAAATCTAAATTAAAAGAAGCAAATGAAAAAATTCAAAAAAAGTTCAGACTTGGAAAATTAAAGAATTTTGAAATTTAA
- a CDS encoding trypsin-like peptidase domain-containing protein produces the protein MNFNNLFHREYRFVSHFWIFVFIQVFFSGNIFTQTKSDFEEIRKGVVQIRVYSQGLDFYSPWLREPPKGSTGTGFLIGNNQILTNAHVVSNGKFIQVQRYNQTEWYEVDVKYIGHDCDLAILQAKDSKFYEDEHIFEFGPIPELNSPIIVVGYPMGGDKISVSRGIVSRKDQSTYSHSEIDSHLVIQVDAAINPGNSGGPAIQDNKVVGVAFQVASKGENIGYLIPTTVIKYFLEDVKDGKYDGYVELGVRTINSYSSALRAYKKIPDNYTGVFVTKVFKGGSAENFLKKGDFLLEIDKLPIGNNGTVMLDHDSRVDFVEVVDNKHSGEMISFKFFRDGKEHNVRFPAKRMVDFDFMRNSYEDSVDYFVLGGLVFQNVSRNLLSAWSKNGDTQGGSQLHYRFFYFLDDDMNRDVESDVVLYRKLSHPINSSSDYFVNMIVESVNGKLIKNISDLKNICQSTTDKFIRIQFRDIETPLILNKKEVEEANTQIRKVYNLED, from the coding sequence TTGAATTTTAATAATTTATTTCATAGAGAATATCGGTTTGTATCGCATTTTTGGATATTCGTTTTTATACAAGTATTTTTTTCGGGTAATATTTTTACGCAAACTAAGTCAGATTTTGAAGAAATCCGTAAAGGGGTAGTTCAAATCAGGGTATATTCTCAAGGATTGGACTTTTACTCTCCATGGCTAAGAGAGCCTCCCAAGGGAAGCACAGGGACGGGGTTTTTAATCGGGAATAATCAAATTCTTACAAACGCACACGTTGTGTCTAACGGGAAATTTATCCAAGTGCAAAGGTACAATCAGACAGAATGGTATGAGGTAGATGTGAAGTATATCGGGCATGATTGTGATCTCGCAATTCTTCAAGCAAAGGATTCTAAATTTTATGAAGACGAGCATATTTTTGAATTCGGTCCTATCCCTGAGCTTAACTCGCCTATCATTGTGGTTGGTTATCCCATGGGAGGTGATAAAATTTCTGTCAGTCGGGGGATCGTATCCAGAAAAGATCAGTCCACCTACTCCCATTCTGAGATTGACAGCCATTTAGTTATTCAAGTGGATGCTGCGATAAATCCCGGAAATTCTGGAGGTCCTGCGATTCAAGACAATAAAGTGGTTGGTGTGGCTTTTCAAGTTGCGTCTAAGGGAGAAAATATCGGTTATTTAATTCCTACTACAGTAATAAAATATTTTTTAGAAGATGTGAAAGACGGGAAGTATGACGGGTATGTAGAGCTTGGAGTGAGAACAATTAATTCTTACAGTAGTGCGCTTAGAGCTTATAAAAAAATACCTGATAATTATACCGGAGTGTTTGTTACAAAAGTTTTCAAAGGGGGTAGCGCAGAAAATTTTCTAAAGAAGGGAGACTTTCTTTTGGAAATTGATAAACTGCCCATAGGCAATAATGGAACTGTAATGTTGGACCATGATTCCAGAGTGGATTTTGTTGAGGTAGTGGACAATAAACATTCCGGTGAAATGATTTCTTTTAAGTTTTTCAGAGATGGGAAGGAGCATAACGTTCGCTTCCCTGCAAAACGTATGGTGGATTTTGATTTTATGAGAAATTCATACGAGGACTCTGTTGATTATTTTGTTCTGGGGGGACTTGTATTTCAAAATGTATCTCGAAATCTTTTGAGTGCTTGGAGCAAAAATGGAGACACGCAAGGAGGAAGTCAACTACACTATAGATTTTTTTATTTTTTAGACGACGATATGAATAGAGATGTAGAAAGCGATGTAGTCCTCTACAGAAAATTATCTCATCCGATTAATAGTTCATCCGATTATTTTGTGAATATGATCGTAGAATCTGTAAACGGGAAACTCATTAAAAATATTTCTGATTTAAAAAATATATGTCAATCTACAACCGATAAATTTATCAGAATTCAGTTTAGAGATATTGAGACTCCTCTTATTTTGAACAAGAAAGAAGTCGAAGAAGCAAATACGCAGATTCGTAAAGTATATAATTTGGAAGATTAA